In Cryptomeria japonica chromosome 5, Sugi_1.0, whole genome shotgun sequence, the genomic window ATAATTGTGCTTTCAATTATATTTACTAACGAATTCAAGTTTGTTTGTATGCTGTTTTTGGATTGGATTGCTTAAATGAGTCGTGTGCTATTTCTGAATTTGATTGCGTAAGTGGTTATAGATCTTGATCACACTCTCTGTGATCTATCATAGAATgataagagaaaataaagaaaaaataaagataaaatcgatcaacaTTACATAAACTTTTGAACAAAACCCACCTTCCTTGTATATTCACGTAAGCTTCAAACATGACTAGACATTATTAGAAAGCCAATCCAAGCCTTCATAGAGACCATCACCAGAAGTAGCACAGGAGCTCTGAACATGCCAATGGCGTTGAGTTAAAGAAGACATTTCAAGCTCCTCTGTGATCTCTAAAACACTCATTGCATTGGGAAAATCATTCTTGTTTGCAAACACAACAACAGCAGCATCTCTCAGCTCTTTCTCTTTCAGCAAATTGTGCAACACATCTTTTGCCTCACTAATACGCTCCCTGTCATCACTGTCTACAACAAAAATAACGCCCTTGGAATGCCCAATGTATTCCTTCCAGAGGGGCCTGATCTTTTCCTGGCCCCCAACATCACACACAACGAAGGTAACATTCTTGTGCTTCACTCTTCTTCTGGTATTCTGCTGGATTTGTTTCCCATCTTCTTCTCCTACTAAGAAAATAGCAAACCTATTGCAGGAAAACCGGCCTCTACAATTTGGAATGCCTTAACAATGTTTATTGATACCGCAAATCAGCCATTTAAATATGGTACGGAGTATATCAGCACTTATTGTGGAAATGTAGGCCGACACATACTAATGTTTCATTTTCCACTCATGATGGACCCGCATTTGAGAATTTAGGTTTACTTTGGCCCTACATGCTGCTTCCATTCGGTGTGTTTTTAACTATTTTGGGTTGAAGGTGTGTCTTCTATCACCCGTCTTTCTAATCAAATTATGTATTATTATcttttcaaattaataaaaaattaaataagatttatttattgtattaaaaataaaaattaattatcttAATAAACTG contains:
- the LOC131034684 gene encoding ADP-ribosylation factor 1-like, with product MEAACIPNCRGRFSCNRFAIFLVGEEDGKQIQQNTRRRVKHKNVTFVVCDVGGQEKIRPLWKEYIGHSKGVIFVVDSDDRERISEAKDVLHNLLKEKELRDAAVVVFANKNDFPNAMSVLEITEELEMSSLTQRHWHVQSSCATSGDGLYEGLDWLSNNV